AAACTCATCAGGTAAAATAGCCATCATAAAGTGAAGTAACCCTAAATCCACCCACAGTCTACTACAGGTTTTAACAAACCAAACAACTGCATTGATGGCTGTTCTTGCTAccttttccatcatttttcttGACAAAGTGTTAGGAAGTATATTGGACTATTATTCCAGGTGTCCATCTGAAAAATTGCTATATTTCAGGTTAAAAAATCCTTCCAATTTTCAAGCCACAGATTCAGCCCAAAAGCTTACAGTAGAGGTGGTCACATTTCTCTTTAGGATATGCATCAACCTTCAGGCACTAATAGTTTGAAAGCCTATAAATCGGCCGTCTTGTTGGTTGGATATAGCCAAAAATATAGACAAACTTTTCTAAAATAGATTTGATTTCGTTTGTCCTAGTTGTCCTAGTGGTTTCTGTTGAAACTTCCCATTTTCACATGGGAGAAGTACTtaataataaagcaaaaacagTAATAAAGAATCAAAATGTGTAATTTCAAGAAAATTTCCACCAGGTCTACTGGTTACCATATCATACTGACCTTGGGATGATGACAGAGTTTATCTCACTCCAGAGTGAGGAGAAAGCTTCTATTCTCTCAAATTATTCTAATTGTTAGATGGTACCTAGTGAACAGACACTGTTTGATAAGACTACCCTGTGCAGCCTTCCTCCAGCTCTTTGAGACCATGGCTATAAGTGTTTGAGACATGCTTTCTGTTGAGTTTGATTCAGTTGGGTTAGAACAAGAATTGAAATTGGGTTGCTCTCAGCTGTTCTAATCCAAAACGTGgcaaaagttttgcttttcactcAGAATAAATCTTCAATGttaaaaatccaaatattaaaaaaggtACAGATCACACCTGCTGCCCCGGACACACCACCTTTGCCGACTCCTCTTGGGGTGTTCACACCTTCCAGCTTGCTAGCTGGAAGCATTTACAATGGGGATGAAGGAGATCGTAAGAGCTTTGGCAACAGCAGTAAAGGTTCATGCACTAACAGTTTTTGAGATGGTAAATACTCGTGAACACTCAAGCAAAGTTGATAAAGTTAATACCCTGGTTAGCAGAGGGTGAAATGAAGGCAGAGGGAGTTTGAGTGTTCAGGTGCTGCTGGTTACAGGAGGTAGGGACACAGCTGAGACTGAAACCAGAGAATCTAAGCTTTAATCTGCTGtcagaaaataaacagtatttccTCTTAATTCATAGTTTTCCCTCATGAAAAGAATCATGTCTCACTGTTCTCTCTCACCATTGTTCAGATGGCTCACACATGCCATGGGCATGATACAGGCAATGAGGCTCTGCATTAATCTACTGTCCAGACTGATAACTCCAAGGAGCAGCTCATAATGACTAAAACGTGTTTAATCATGATATACATGTGATACCCATGCTCATTATTGCTGGCCTCCAGGACAGCACTGCTGATTCCTGCCAATAAGCTCAGTCTAGTATCTGGAAGAGACAATACTGCAATTAATGGCAAAGTATGCAGGAGAATTAATGGCAAAGTATGCAGTAAGAAGCATCTAGTTCTGTATTCTGCATCAGGCTAGTAAGCAGGAGTGTATCTGGACAGAAAAGCACAGGAATGTGATAGGTACAAGGAATGACAAATATTTTCTGGATAtgctactttattttaaattgatattGTCTCAATATGATCATCTAGCTTAAAAAGTTGTATTGCAGAATGCTTGCTCAGCAAGGAATATAGAAGGCACCAGCATGATGGACGTAACACCCATATAAGAGCTGATGAAGCTTATTTGGAAGCTGAGCTGTATCCCCACTTTGTATCAACGTATTTTTTTCAATATCTATTTTTATGAAGTTGCCGATTTACAAGGTAGAATGAAATTGTCTTTCTCTTGCTGTGGCACCTGTTAGAATTTTTGTTCAGGTGTGACACTAATTTCATATAAAATACACCATGTGATATCCTTTGCGTCATGATGCAGGAACTCACGTGCCATTGAACAACACAAATACACCTGGGCAATTAGTCCTTGGGAAAGGGGAATTAGTATTCTTTCTATGCGTGTAGGTTACCATAAATGTAACAGCCCTGTCTCTCACTTCACCCAGACTGCTGAGTCAAAGACTTCAGTTCTTTTCTTCAAAGACAGTGTAAAGCTTCTGGATGGAGACATGGTCTTGTTCTTAAATGATACAGCTCACCTTTGTGGGAAGTGGAGCCTTTTCTAGGATCACTTCCAGGAGATGGAGCCAATTCCCTCTAGAACAAAGGACCATCTTCTGCTACAGGTATAACGCTTTCTTCCTCTTACATATCCCCTGAATGCACAGTACTATGTCTATGCTGACATTTCCAGAGTACAGCTTAAATTGTATGGCAATTTCCTTCCTGGGAACGGGAAGAACAATGTGTGCAGAAACAACAGAGCTGTTAATTATGCTGTGCAATGTGATTCAGGAAGTCGCTCAGAGTTCATGATGATCAGCATAGCCCCAGAACTTATATGCAAGAAGAATAAGCTTCTGGTGAAGCTCTTGCCTTCATGAAGACAATCTTCTCAGCAGAAAGTGTCACTCACACTGGGGGTAAAGTTCCTGTCCACTAAAAACAGTGTGTGTACACTAGTAATtaggggagggttttttttctgtttctccttcatTTGCCTTTCACAGTGATCAAGGGTGTTGGAAGTGGGACAGGAAAGTCCTTGACACTTGAATACATACATATCATTACGGATAACTCTACCATATTTTCTATTAATTGGAAATAACCAGGAAAGTGTTTAAAGCCCAAGGTACCAGTTCATTTCCCTTGTGCTGAACGTGCATCCCAAAAATTTGCCTAGTAGCCAACCGTTTGCAAATGTATCTGGAAGTTTGAAAGCAAATAGCATGAATCAAAACTGATTAGGCAAatcaatggaagaaaaatctatttaggGCCATTAAACATAGAGACACCTCTTCTGACTCAGAAGATCTCTGAGCCATGGATTTTTGGCTCAGAGCTGGGTAGGTGCTGGGGGAATACTTCTCTTCTTACACTCTCCCATACTGACCAGTAATGGGTTCCTATCACAGATGGCATTCTGAGTTATTAGATATTTAGCCTAACCTACCTTTTTAAAGTCCTTGTGAGTGCTGGGCAGGCTCCATTATCCTCTTCAGCTGAGGTGTGTGAACTCCCACTACAGAAAAATCTATTAGGATGACTCTGCAGTGCGGCGATGGCAAAGGAGGGCAATACCAGACTCTTCAAGTGGACAAAAGGTTAAACTCTTAAGAAATATTATTTGGATAGAAATTCATGCTATATAGTAAATTAAGTAAAGTAAACACAGAATCATTTTGCTGAATCTTTTAACGTCAGACATATGCACTGAGACGCAATAACGGCTTAGCATCATTTTCAGACTGCAGCAATCAGCTTGATCATGTGACCCCTAAATAGCACTCATGACAAAAATATTCATTGACAAAGGATAGTTTAGGAAGTAATAGCAATCACGTTTTTTTCCATACCCATTGAGTAAAATATTGTCAAATAgggataaaaataatgaaaatagtgACAATCACTgagaaacacacttttttttccctcaaaccaTAAGCAATTTTATAATAagtgtatattttaatatagaaaagGTTTTGAGAACAATTACTAATACAAACTgaataaaactgtatttgaaaagCAATAAGATATATAACAAAGCACAATCAGTGAGTACACGTGCAGTGTGCTAAGTCCTTTTTAAACActatttcaaagcaaaagagaTAACAGGGTCTGTCCCTAAATCTTCTTATGCAGTGGCACATCAGTGTCGATTTCAGTGTGCTGAAGCTGTGGAGATCCCCGGAGTTATGACAGGAAGAAGGGAAGGGTCAGGACCCTTATTTCAGGTCTTGAAAGAACATAAcacacaaaaatgttttcttttaagtgtattagtgaaaaaataaatgaaaatggagGAAAGAAACTTTTTTGATTACTGGACTAATGAAAATGTTGACCTCATAGATATTTGAATTCCAAATGCTGTTCTGGATTTTGCTATTTGCTGCAGATGAGTGGACCTCAATTAAAGTAACTGAGCTGCATGGAGATGAAATCATCTGCTCACCACAAGTTTGCTGCAGGATTAGACTCATCATTTGAATTTCCAAATCCTCAGTAGTACTATGTGCTCATCATGTGTGAAAGCAAATTTAACTGATCTAATAGGGGAAGGCCTTTTTATAAcactgatttctgtggaaaaaatgggGTTTGTAATGTTGTCACTAAGACACTACACATAAGACAGAATTCCCCTGAACTTGACTGGTCTTTGGATCAGGTTCTCATTGCAAAAAAAGCCAGAGGGCTATCACACAAatataatgtttaatatcagatATTCTGCTTCAAATAGTGTCATTGAGTTCAATAGCTGCATGTTTATTATTATGGCATATATGCCCAGATATTAACATAATGAAAAACATGGGGAGAAATGTCATACATACTCCCACACACCTATACAAATGTAATTTAATTGCTCTTTCTGTTTCACAGTAGACCTTTTATGGGAATCATTATGCCTATTCAGtctaaaaaatatttgttatatacAAATGTTTGAAATAGaactttgttttatttagcaTTAAGCAAATATGTCCAGCCAAGGCTGTTGATACTACCTTGCCTATACAAactcacacacgcacacgcacacacatacacacatttatgTGTATCACAGACATGAAGCTTGCTAACTGCAAGCTTCAGCTACATGTAAATGTTCTACCTAGCCTCCATCCTCTTTTTGCACCTCTCCTGAAATGACCAAGTCTCTCTTAAATGTACTGTTTTATTAGCATCCCTTCACGCAACAGGCCTTCACACAACATTGCAAATTTGTGGAAGAAATGTACTCATTCTGCACTCTCTCTGTATCTGTGTGGAGCCTTGCACAATGGGACTGTGCTTTATTTGGGGCCTCTGGGTATGACTGCCGTACAAGTAGTAACTAATAACAACAGACCACCAGAGATTGCTGAGCTTCAGTTGCTGTAAGGGGTCGGGGGGAAGGTCCGTATTATTGTGCAGGCAgttatatatttaaacatatgtGGAAGTACAGGGAGTGATTAAGAACTCAGGGGCACCTTCTCAACCTGAAGTTGACTTTTCAgaggataataataaaaataaatccttttgtgATCTGTGGGAAAGTGACCAGAATTTGAGAGATCAGttctctgaaatgtgtttttgaacagcattcttctattttcttttcttttcttttcttttcttttcttttcttttcttttcttttcttttcttttcttttcttttcttttcttttcttttcttttcttttcttttcttttcttttcttttcttttcttttcttttcttttcttttcttttcttttcttttcttttcttttcttttcttttccccttggaATCCCCATTTACACCTATTGCACAGTGCTGGATCCCTTACTTGGATACACAGGCTTGGACAAAGAGCAGGTCCTGTGAGGTGAAGGCTGTTATCCCTTAAACCGGAGCAGAATGAGTCCTGtggggctgagcagctgcagTGCACAGTACCGGGAAAGGCACTGCATCCTGATTTTGACTGGCCATAGTCTGCAATGAGACGCATGGATGGCTCCCCCAGTCTGCTTCAGGTGGGTGAAattcccaggcagcagccctaCCAGGCAGAGGatgaggcagagaggagcatgccTGACGGATACTCCAAGGTTTGTGTGAAAAATTCTCAGGgaaaattctttctctctctctcaggcccCTAAACTCTTTGTGAATGGGGCCGGTGCAACATGTGGCCTTTCACCTCACCCAAGAACTACTGCCAGACAGCCACACTCAGAGAATTGTTTGTTAATAGTCCAATTAGATAATTGCCATCTTTCACTCCTTTTGCTCTACGTTTCCCATAAAGGAATGAATAAGGAGAGCAGCATGAAGAGGGCTTCTGCCCTGCAAGGTGACAAGAAGGACTGGAGCATGCTCTTTGCACAAGGCCATTTGCTTGAATTGAATCATTGTAGCCTAATCAATGGTCTTATTGGATTACTGGCTGTTGCAGTTCTCAAAGATATTGTAGCAGAGACAATGAAATAGCTAGAGTAAAACTTTCTTCCCCGTTAGTGGATCTCGCAGTTGAGATTTTCcatggtctctctctctctctctctctccctcccccccttctccccctctctctttctcccccctcctggatctactgcacacaaagctggcttttttttttccccaatgagcAGGCTTTGCGAATAGGTTCAGTGTTTGTGAAGGTGCAGAAttagcacacacacatgcacatacacacacacacagagggagaGGCACAAAAAGCAAGTATCTGGGCTGAAATAAGGAGAGGTAGGAGTTTAAGATGGCTGTCTGAGGGGAGATGTGTTAGGGAGGATTTCTGCTGGCCAAAATACCCTACCTCCTTGGACAGATTTTCTTGAAGGAAGAACTTTTTGTATGCGTGCATGCTGgagatctgtttgtttgtttagaattCAGTGgcggtttttttcctcctacaactGCATTTTTCCAGCCCTTCCTGGCAGCTTTATTCAGATTTATTTGGCGTGCTTTGGAGAAAGCCACTATATAATCGGGAGGTCAAAGGCGTAGTGAAGAAAGTTAATAATGGCTGCTAATGGTGCTAACAATTCAGGGTGAATCTTGTCAAAagtttcccccccctcttttctttctcccccccttttctctctctctctctctctctctctctcttttttttttttttttggaagtctcAGTCTTTTGATTGTGTGTTTCCTGAAAGCAAGACCAATCATTTCAGTTTATTCACTGGCTAAACTCTACTTGATTGGGGACAAGCACACAAACCATCCATTACGATCTGATATATTATCCAAACAATTTAGTGTATTCATGAGGTAACCTAAATGTGGAGGCTGCAAAATTACCCGTAATCAATTGAAACAGCGAGTGCGCGTCCCTCTGTGTGTCTAACAACTACATGTCTCTGTAATAAGGCAGACATTAAATCATTTTAGAGTTGTACTGTTGAGTACCTGATCACTGGGCGCTCTGGGAAGCTGGACAGTCACATTAGGACGCTGGGACTGAGGAAGCCGCTGCTTTTCCAGTGGGATAAAACCCGACCTCCTTTACTCAAGGTGCTTTACAGATCCCCACCGACCTGACCATAAACCGTGCAATATCCAGCACAGActtcgtcgtcgtcgtcgtcgtcgtcttcttcttcttcttcttcttctttttttgttttttattgcacTACATGTTTGGGAAACAAGACAAAATGGACGTTAGATGCAGTTCAGAGACTGAAGCTAACCGGGTCTCGAAGAATGGACATAAAGAGGTCAAGGAAAGCAAAGGGTCTGAAGGAAatatttctacttcttttttgaAGGATCAGCAAGGGActttttctgcctctgcagctACGGAAGACTGTAATAAAAGTAAATCTAGTTCGGCTGATCCGGACTATTGCAGAAGGATCCTAGTTAGAGGTACGAGTTTGAGGTATTTCGGGAGGGTGGAAGAAGGTGATCTGCATTCATGCCCgggggttttgtttattttgtttatttgcctTTGGTTTGTCCCAGGGTTTAAAGACCTTCCTATGGGTCCGGGGGAAAAATCCCTGTGTGCCGCATTTCCCGTCCGGGTGCTCTGAAGTCTATCGCTGCTCCAGAGCGCAGCTTTATTTCATCTCCTTCTGTGAATTTACGTCAACAGCGCACGGGGAAAGTTAAGCCGCGTTATATTTGTTTCGCCGCTTTTCTTTGTGCCGTTCAAACTCCAGCAGCGGCTGCGGCGACATTTCCTCTTTGCAGCTTTTGCGGGTGCGGCGTTTCCAAAGGGCGGCTTTtcccgcggggagccggcgctgccACCGCGCCCTCGGAAGGGCCGGCCGCGGACCTGGCTCCGCTCCTGCTGCCCGCTCCCGCGTACGCCGTGCCCCGGCGCTCGGGCGCGCCCCttccgcgcccgcgcccgccgctgccgcgaCCCGCAGTGCGCTTCGCCCCGCGCCGGCTGCGCTCGTCGgcgggcggtgcggtgcggtgcggtgcggcgagGATCCCTGCGCAGGGCAAAGGTTCCcgcttttccccctctccccgcgcccggcgcccGAGGAAAAGGGATATCTGTGAATAATCACCATCCACAGAGCCTTAAAAGCAACGGAGGAAagatgaagggtttttttttttttttaatgtagttacaCGGTTTGTTTTCCTCACTGCCCATCTCCTTCCGCGTGTAAActaattaaatcattttaattgcCCCCAAAAGAATTACCTGGAGAAATTTCGGTTTTATTAAAGTGCGTTtcggggaaggaaggagagaacagAATCATAACAAAATTAGTGTAAAGCAGGCCTTGTAAACAATAATTAATCCTTGCGCGACCGATTGACCCAGAGAGGAGTCAGATTAAAATGATGTCGTTGTATCTGATTTAAAATGTGCTGAGGAGGTAAAATTACGGAAAGCAAAGTTGGGAAGGCTTTAATGTAACATGAATCTGGCTCTAGCTTGACAGTCGTGTTAATAAGATTTGTCCCGCTTTCCTTCGGTCGGTGCTGCCAGGAGAGTGAGGTTTCCGCGGGTTGTTCGATGCCTTGTTTTGGTTTTTCCCTCCttgcttccccttttttttttccttttttttttctccagtctcaGAGAAGCGGCCGTGGCAATGCTTTCCCTGGGATGCTGGGTGGGCTGAAGATGCCCCCAGATTCAGGGTGGGAAATCAGCCAGCTTGGGGCAGCCGATGCCTGTGCCCAGAAAgcttctgtctgtttttttctcatgggagacttatttaaaaaaaataacaagaggGTTTTATATTTTGAGGGGTGGCAGGGGCAAAGGATGTTCAGCACACCCCAGCCGGGAGCCCAGGGGGAACAAAGAGTAGCCCTACAGTCACAAAGCCCGGCCTGGAGGATCCCTccccagccttccagaagggccgTGGGTGATGCCGCAGTGTCGTACTGTCAGTGCAGTGTATTCAAACCAATTTTAAATGGGCCGAGGGGATTATTTCCAGACCCCTGGGCCCCATcaccccctcctcctttctctgttgttttttttttttccttccttgggtGTAGTGGCCAGGTGCAGCGCCGCAATCTGAGGGACGCTGCTCCATCCTGTCTTGGGTCTCGGTCTTGAAAGCGCTGGCGGCGGCACTTTCTACCTCcctcgtaaaaaaaaaaaaaaaaaaaagaaaaagaaagaacgaaagaaaaagaaaaagaaaatagaaaaagaaaaagaaaagaaaaaaaaaagataagaaacatAAGGAGGAGGGTTGCCTGGGTGTAAAGCTGACTGCGCCTTTCTTTGCCAGATGCCAAAGGTTCAATCAGAGAGATTATTCTGCCTAAGGGCCTTGATCTGGACCGTCCCAAGCGGACCCGCACCTCCTTCACGGCCGAGCAGCTCTACCGCCTGGAGATGGAGTTCCAGCGGTGCCAGTACGTCGTGGGGCGGGAGCGCACCGAGCTCGCCCGGCAGCTCAATCTCTCCGAGACTCAGGTAGCCCCAGGGAGAGGGgagccccggcgcccccgctccggcgcccgccctgccctgccctgcgccggCTCCGGCTCCCTCCGCGGCCCCGTCGAGGCGTGaaggcgggggcagccccccccccctccggcccggGCCTCTCCCATGCAGAGGCGCAGAGCCCCGGGGCTGAGCGGCCCCTTGCGCGCCCGTTGCGCGCAAACGCAGCCAGGGCgcaggccagctggcaaggcGCGGGCTGCCCACGAGGGTGCCCACGCGTGACACGCAGCGGGGGGCcggctgccctgtgctggagcTCAGAGGGATGCCGGGCTGGGACAGCCCAGCGGGCGCGCTGATGGCAGACGTTGGAAAAGACGTGTAACTTTAGGGCAGCCAGGGAAGGGGGAGCCCCGTGGAGGGGGGCTGCTACAGGCTGCGCCGGGGATCCCCGGAGCAGCAGGGGGAAGTTAGGGccgtggcgtggccggggctttgccccagcacctctgcccTTGCTCTCGCCGTGAGCGCGCCGTGTGCGGGCCACGGACACGCGTGTCTCCGCGCACAGCCCCGGGCGAGTCTCTCCCGCCGCCGCGCGTGTCTGCACACCCACCCGGCCCTTGCAAGCCCCAGAGCGGCCCCGCAAGGTCCGTGAGGGGTCTGGCCACGAAGCCAAACCCTGCCGGGCTGGGGCCCGGCTCCTCGCCACCGTCAGCCCCCGGGGAACCGCCCTGGCCCCGCCGGGGGTCCTGTGGCCCCGGGCTGCTCTCCCGCGggcggctcggccccgcggggTGCCCCGCCGGCTGCGGAGCCGCCTTGTTACAGCGAGGGCCAGCGAGACGCCCTGAGCCAGCAGCGAGTGGAAAACAGCTGCTAAATCCCGGGGGCTTTAGCCACCCTCCCTAAGGGCCGCTGAGTCGGAGTCACTTCGTCTGATCTCTGTTTCCTGCGTGCTGGTGGGTGCAGTAGATCAAGGGACGGGGCTGAAGTTTCGGCCGTATTTCGAGTCCGCGTCGTCTTTTCGAGGGGGAGAATCGCCCCTCTGTCCTGCAGCGGGGAATATCCGCAGCGAGGGGACAGTCAGACGTATTAAAACTACGCTTAAGTGCAGAGAAGCATCTAAAAGCAACAAACTTCTAAAAGCCAGTTtcatatttctgcaaaatatcaTAGAATAATAAATTTCCCTGACAAGCTaattatgttttttgtttcccctGCCGGATAGGAGTGACAAGTTCAATAGCTCGTAGGTTACAGAAActgcctttttgctttgcttgttcgTTGTTGGGGGGTAAGGAgtaggatttgggttttttttttttttaacgttaacTGTTTAAATaggtggggaagggagagaaactaTGCTGGCCAGGAGATCTGGAAAGAAGCGCAGAGTGTTGTTAGACCCAGGAAGTGCGACCTGACCTAAGCGAGAAGCAGCCCGGGTGGGCGGTGTGTGGGGGTCCCTCCGAGCGAGTAGCCCGGCCCGAGTGtacggggcgggcccgggggtgCGCGGTCCCCAGCCTGGGGTGCTGCCTCGGGCATGCCACCGACTTCACCCTTAGACGGCTTAGAATAAAACGATGGGGAAAGGGCTAGATTCGGCTGCCTGGAAACCACTGGCATAAAATAAAAGTGATGGAGTAAAATGGAATTAGATGAAGTAAGACCGAATACGGTAAAATGAGCCACGGGCTTCCAAATACCCTTCTGCTACCCCTACGGGGGGCACCCCAGACCGGACTTGGGGAGCCGCTTTGTGCGTTTCTAAAATGCTCCCTGCTAAGAAGTGCCTCAAGGCTGGACTccttctgtccctctccctcaggCTTCCGCCCTGCCCTCATCCGCCCCCCGACTGCGCGGCCCGCGGCCGAGCGCCCCTGCCCGGCGgaccgctgcccgccgcgggagagggccgggcagggccgggccgggcgcgggggcgcaGGGCATCTGCCGGGCAGGCTGTCCCTCCGTGCCCGCTGACCCTGCCTCTCTCCCCGGCCTGCAGGTAAAGGTCTGGTTCCAGAACCGGCGCACCAAGCAGAAAAAGGACCAGGGCAAGGACTCCGAGCTGCGGTCGGTGGTGTCCGAGACCGCCGCCACCTGCAGCGtcctgcggctcctggagcaagGCCGGCTGCtctccccgccggggctgccgggtcTCCTGCCGCCTTGCGCCACCGGCGCCCTGGGCTCGGCGCTGCgcgggcccagcctggcggcgggcagc
The sequence above is drawn from the Struthio camelus isolate bStrCam1 chromosome 7, bStrCam1.hap1, whole genome shotgun sequence genome and encodes:
- the VAX1 gene encoding ventral anterior homeobox 1 codes for the protein MFGKQDKMDVRCSSETEANRVSKNGHKEVKESKGSEGNISTSFLKDQQGTFSASAATEDCNKSKSSSADPDYCRRILVRDAKGSIREIILPKGLDLDRPKRTRTSFTAEQLYRLEMEFQRCQYVVGRERTELARQLNLSETQVKVWFQNRRTKQKKDQGKDSELRSVVSETAATCSVLRLLEQGRLLSPPGLPGLLPPCATGALGSALRGPSLAAGSGGAGAGAAPAGGSPHPPAASSAAGPPPPAALHGSAAAGHGLFGLPVPTLLGSVAGRLSSAPLAMAGSLAGNLQELSARYLSSSAFEPYSRTNNKESAEKKALD